In Deltaproteobacteria bacterium, the following proteins share a genomic window:
- a CDS encoding LL-diaminopimelate aminotransferase, which translates to MKNNTPFATAERLQQLPPYLFAELDAKKSALQAKGMDLISLSIADPDQPTPPAIVAAMQTAIHDVATHVYPSYQGARAFREAACDWMARHYDIAFSPDTECLALIGSKEGIAHFPWAFINPGDVVLVPDPGYPVYASSTIFAGGVPYFVPLLPERGFLPDLNAIPTDVLRRARLLFLNYPNNPTGACATRAFFAEAVAFAQRHRLIIAHDAAYLEIFFDGVRPPSIFSVPGARDVAIEFHSLSKTFNMTGWRLGWAVGNAALVQGLAKLKTNLDSGCFTAIQHAGVTALTTAAGCVHEIRAQYQRRRDRLVAGLRGLGWAVEPPQASFYVWTRVPTEEDSMAFVTRLMETTGVILTPGIGFGVAGEGFVRFPLTVPESQLDEAVARLAKFV; encoded by the coding sequence ATGAAGAACAACACACCGTTTGCCACCGCCGAACGGCTGCAACAATTGCCGCCGTACCTCTTCGCCGAACTCGACGCGAAAAAATCCGCGCTCCAAGCCAAAGGCATGGATCTGATCAGTTTAAGCATCGCCGATCCGGATCAACCGACACCACCGGCCATCGTCGCGGCGATGCAGACCGCCATCCACGACGTCGCCACGCACGTCTATCCCAGTTACCAAGGCGCCCGCGCGTTCCGCGAAGCCGCGTGCGACTGGATGGCGCGCCATTACGACATTGCGTTCTCTCCGGACACCGAATGCCTCGCCCTCATCGGCAGCAAAGAAGGAATCGCCCATTTTCCATGGGCCTTCATCAATCCCGGCGACGTCGTGCTAGTCCCCGATCCTGGCTATCCGGTCTACGCCTCCAGCACCATTTTCGCCGGCGGCGTCCCGTATTTTGTGCCGCTCCTGCCGGAACGCGGCTTTCTCCCCGATTTAAACGCCATCCCCACGGATGTGTTGCGTCGCGCCCGCTTACTCTTTTTGAATTATCCGAACAATCCGACCGGCGCCTGCGCGACCCGCGCGTTCTTTGCCGAGGCCGTGGCCTTCGCCCAACGACACCGGTTGATCATCGCCCACGATGCGGCGTATCTGGAAATCTTCTTCGACGGCGTGCGGCCACCATCGATTTTTTCCGTTCCCGGCGCGCGCGACGTGGCGATCGAATTTCATAGCCTCTCGAAGACCTTCAACATGACCGGATGGCGCCTCGGTTGGGCGGTCGGCAACGCAGCGTTGGTGCAAGGTCTGGCCAAGTTGAAGACCAATCTCGATTCGGGATGCTTTACTGCGATACAGCACGCCGGCGTGACGGCCCTGACCACAGCGGCCGGATGCGTGCATGAGATTCGCGCCCAATACCAACGGCGCCGCGATCGATTAGTTGCCGGACTGCGCGGCCTCGGTTGGGCCGTGGAACCGCCGCAAGCTTCGTTCTACGTCTGGACGCGCGTCCCGACCGAGGAAGACTCAATGGCCTTCGTGACTCGCCTCATGGAAACCACCGGCGTGATCCTCACTCCTGGGATCGGTTTCGGCGTGGCTGGCGAAGGCTTCGTCCGCTTTCCGCTCACGGTTCCGGAGTCACAGCTCGACGAAGCCGTCGCGCGATTGGCGAAATTCGTGTGA
- the dapB gene encoding 4-hydroxy-tetrahydrodipicolinate reductase: MRIVIVGAGGRLGRELVRAVARDARFRLCGATVRADSPLLGRDATELLGLAPCGVALSADLHAFRDAADVLIDFTTPEATFQHASWAAEAGVPLVVGTTGLSGDITAHLRTCAARIAIVYSPNFSVGVNLLWHLASAAGAAWGASPAIEIEETHHIHKKDAPSGTAKRLHEVVSLATGRPREAISVVSHRNGEVVGDHCIRFDTAGETLTLTHHAKSRAVFADGAVGAAAWAVGRPAGWYGMDHVLGLTSVRHPEREDA, translated from the coding sequence ATCCGAATCGTCATTGTGGGGGCTGGGGGCCGGTTGGGGCGGGAGCTGGTCCGGGCCGTGGCGCGTGACGCGCGCTTTCGCCTCTGCGGGGCGACCGTGCGCGCTGATTCGCCACTACTCGGACGCGACGCCACGGAGTTGCTCGGCTTAGCGCCATGCGGCGTCGCACTGAGCGCGGATCTGCACGCATTCCGAGACGCGGCCGACGTCCTGATCGATTTCACGACTCCCGAGGCCACGTTCCAACACGCGAGTTGGGCCGCAGAGGCCGGCGTCCCACTCGTGGTCGGCACGACGGGATTGAGTGGCGACATCACGGCCCATCTGCGGACCTGCGCGGCGCGGATTGCGATTGTCTATAGTCCGAACTTCAGCGTCGGCGTCAATCTGCTGTGGCACCTCGCGAGCGCTGCGGGTGCGGCGTGGGGCGCGTCGCCGGCGATCGAAATCGAAGAGACCCATCATATCCATAAAAAGGACGCGCCGAGTGGGACCGCGAAGCGCCTCCATGAAGTCGTCAGTCTGGCTACGGGACGGCCGCGCGAGGCCATTTCGGTCGTCTCCCACCGCAACGGCGAAGTGGTCGGCGATCACTGCATCCGCTTCGACACCGCAGGCGAGACGCTCACGCTCACGCACCACGCCAAGTCGCGCGCCGTGTTTGCGGACGGGGCCGTGGGCGCAGCGGCGTGGGCGGTCGGGCGACCAGCGGGCTGGTACGGGATGGACCACGTATTGGGCCTGACATCGGTCCGACATCCGGAACGGGAGGATGCATGA
- a CDS encoding nucleotidyltransferase substrate binding protein — protein sequence MKKAIRWRQRFENLQQAHAQLRRGLAIAAPNDIEKQGIIQSFEFTFELAWKTLKDYLESQNVAAQFPREVIKEAFHYGVVRSGDVWMDMLEKRNLMTHTYDEGAASAALQLIRHPYAAALQEAIDFLAGKLAS from the coding sequence ATGAAGAAAGCGATTCGGTGGCGGCAACGGTTTGAAAATCTGCAACAGGCGCATGCCCAATTGCGCAGAGGGCTCGCCATCGCGGCGCCGAATGACATCGAGAAACAAGGCATCATTCAAAGTTTCGAATTTACGTTCGAGCTCGCGTGGAAGACGCTGAAGGATTACTTGGAGAGTCAAAATGTGGCGGCGCAATTTCCGCGGGAAGTCATTAAAGAGGCGTTTCATTATGGTGTCGTGCGCAGCGGGGACGTCTGGATGGACATGTTGGAAAAACGCAATCTGATGACACACACGTACGATGAGGGCGCGGCCAGTGCTGCGTTGCAGCTGATTCGCCACCCCTATGCGGCGGCCTTGCAAGAAGCGATCGATTTTTTGGCCGGGAAGCTAGCGTCGTGA
- a CDS encoding nucleotidyltransferase domain-containing protein, which yields MKPHELASVRATLARFPEIREARIFGSRAMGNFKTGSDVDLALYGTGPLACVTRISTLLNQELPLPYYFDVIDYASISNAALRAHIDAFGVSCYVHVVP from the coding sequence CTGAAACCGCATGAGCTCGCATCCGTGCGCGCGACGTTGGCGCGATTTCCGGAAATTCGCGAGGCCAGAATTTTCGGCTCCCGGGCCATGGGGAATTTCAAGACCGGGTCGGATGTCGATTTGGCGCTCTACGGAACCGGTCCGCTGGCCTGTGTCACGCGTATCAGCACGCTGCTGAATCAAGAACTTCCACTCCCGTATTATTTCGATGTCATCGATTACGCGAGCATCAGTAACGCCGCACTACGCGCCCACATCGATGCGTTCGGAGTGTCGTGTTACGTGCACGTGGTTCCCTGA
- a CDS encoding type II toxin-antitoxin system RelE/ParE family toxin, translating to MTTMPDVPCQVVLTAEASALINSMALRDRRIAAKLLDHIETLATDPQRKGAPLRGELQGLLSHHCLGNRFRIIYRVDAARRVVTILSLGIRKAGDKRDVYELTKKIIRRLRKP from the coding sequence ATGACCACGATGCCGGATGTCCCTTGCCAGGTTGTCCTCACTGCCGAAGCCAGCGCGTTGATCAACAGCATGGCGCTACGAGACCGCCGTATTGCCGCCAAGCTGCTTGATCATATCGAAACGCTTGCCACTGACCCGCAACGGAAAGGCGCCCCGCTGCGTGGCGAACTGCAGGGACTGCTCAGCCACCATTGTCTCGGCAATCGTTTCCGCATCATCTATCGGGTGGATGCGGCGCGCCGCGTCGTCACGATCCTCTCGCTCGGCATCCGCAAGGCCGGCGATAAGCGCGACGTATACGAGCTCACGAAAAAAATCATCCGCCGCTTGCGTAAGCCTTAG
- a CDS encoding type II toxin-antitoxin system Phd/YefM family antitoxin: MDKTLTITQARQQLLGLADTLTKQPAVVTVTRRGTNVLVILPIETYEHMQETMAITADAALMASIERGLEDARRGRVKSLKAVRKQLRL, from the coding sequence ATGGACAAAACCTTAACCATCACCCAGGCCCGGCAACAATTGTTGGGTTTGGCCGACACCTTGACCAAACAACCGGCCGTCGTCACAGTCACGCGGCGCGGGACAAACGTCCTGGTGATCCTCCCCATTGAAACCTATGAACACATGCAGGAAACCATGGCCATCACCGCCGATGCCGCGCTGATGGCCTCGATCGAACGAGGCCTGGAAGACGCCCGGCGCGGACGAGTCAAGTCGCTGAAGGCGGTGCGTAAACAATTACGGTTATGA
- a CDS encoding valine--tRNA ligase, which yields MSHAESSELVATPDAAACELPKAYEPRAVEAAWYPRWCDAGLFHAADKTEKDGKGDGRKSFSIVIPPPNVTGALHMGHALNCTLQDIVVRLRRMQGYNVCWLPGTDHAGIATQNVVEKQLATEGVTRQQLGRDAFVQRVWDWKKQYGDRIVEQLQRLGASCDWSRQRFTLDDGCSRAVREVFVRLHERGLIYRGEYLINWCPRCHTALSDLEVEHEAHQGSLWHVRYPLTVPELSEDEATAHESPAPSPQPSAIIVATTRPETMLGDVAVAVHPDDERYQSLIGQRVILPLTGRTIPIIADQRVDRAFGTGAVKVTPAHDLNDVRIGNDHKLPRINIFTSEAAVNEHGGVFAGLDRFEARKKVVEGLEQLGLLEKTEPHAHNVGHCYRCKTVVEPSLSPQWFVKVQPLAAAASAAVRKGQTHFSPKSWEKTYFDWMERIEDWCISRQIWWGHRIPAWYCVKAGEAKGACPPLVARERPARCPQCGDTELRQDDDVLDTWFSSALWPFATFGWPDQTTALKTFYPTSLLITGFDILFFWVARMMMLGLHCMGEVPFHHVYFTPLVRDPLGQKMSKSKGNVIDPLAVIDRFGTDALRFTLAALSVQGRDIKLSEERIEGYKHFCNKLWNAARFLLLQLGAFEGDVAAQCGPDADPVETCDLALADRWILHQYQQTVRAVTKALEAYEFDTAAHCLYRFVWHELCDWYVEASKPRFRGGIAGRQATLKTLVDVFDGTLRLLHPFMPFISEELWQRLRVAVGGPAAWEGRRSLVVAAWPPVTKHPLYIKEAKLFDQLARIITAIRTIRSEHQIPPVQRLAVVLRTTDPTMQKVIGTHGTLLRELARLDRLEMRVSKVCEGPMAAAVVDGVEVYVPLRGLIDVDAERARLQKEIEKVEKTVQGVQATLANASFVERAPAEIVEAERERLAAAAAERQHLDAVLARLVTTQG from the coding sequence ATGTCACACGCCGAATCGTCCGAGTTGGTGGCGACGCCCGATGCCGCTGCCTGCGAACTGCCGAAGGCCTACGAACCGCGCGCGGTGGAAGCGGCGTGGTATCCGCGCTGGTGTGACGCGGGCCTGTTTCACGCCGCCGACAAGACGGAGAAAGACGGCAAGGGAGACGGCCGCAAATCGTTCAGTATCGTGATTCCGCCGCCGAACGTGACCGGCGCGCTGCATATGGGCCACGCGCTCAATTGCACGTTGCAAGACATCGTCGTGCGACTGCGGCGGATGCAAGGCTATAACGTCTGTTGGTTGCCGGGGACCGATCATGCCGGGATCGCCACGCAAAACGTGGTGGAGAAACAATTAGCGACGGAAGGCGTGACGCGGCAGCAGTTGGGGCGCGATGCGTTCGTGCAGCGCGTCTGGGACTGGAAAAAACAATATGGCGATCGGATTGTCGAACAATTGCAGCGCCTCGGGGCCTCGTGCGACTGGTCGCGACAGCGCTTCACGTTGGACGATGGCTGTTCGCGTGCGGTGCGCGAAGTCTTCGTGCGGCTCCACGAGCGCGGTCTCATTTATCGCGGCGAATATTTGATCAACTGGTGTCCGCGTTGCCATACCGCGCTGTCCGATTTGGAAGTGGAACACGAGGCCCATCAAGGTTCGTTGTGGCATGTCCGATATCCGTTAACCGTGCCGGAACTGAGCGAAGACGAGGCCACGGCCCACGAGTCACCAGCCCCCAGCCCCCAGCCGTCCGCGATCATCGTCGCTACGACGCGTCCCGAAACCATGCTGGGCGACGTGGCCGTGGCGGTGCATCCTGACGACGAACGTTATCAATCGCTGATCGGGCAACGTGTGATTCTCCCGCTCACTGGTCGCACTATTCCGATTATCGCGGATCAGCGCGTGGATCGCGCGTTCGGGACCGGTGCGGTAAAGGTGACGCCGGCGCACGACTTAAACGACGTCCGGATCGGCAATGATCACAAACTCCCGAGGATCAACATCTTCACGTCGGAAGCGGCCGTCAATGAACACGGCGGTGTGTTTGCGGGACTCGATCGTTTCGAGGCGCGCAAGAAGGTCGTCGAAGGATTGGAACAGCTGGGCTTGTTGGAAAAGACCGAACCGCACGCCCACAATGTCGGGCATTGTTATCGCTGCAAGACGGTCGTGGAGCCGTCGCTTTCGCCGCAGTGGTTCGTGAAGGTACAGCCGTTGGCGGCTGCGGCGAGCGCGGCGGTGCGCAAAGGGCAGACGCATTTCTCGCCGAAGAGTTGGGAGAAGACGTACTTCGATTGGATGGAGCGCATCGAAGATTGGTGTATCTCGCGCCAAATTTGGTGGGGGCATCGTATCCCAGCCTGGTATTGTGTGAAGGCGGGCGAAGCGAAAGGCGCGTGTCCGCCGTTGGTGGCGCGGGAGCGTCCGGCGCGGTGTCCGCAATGCGGGGATACCGAGCTGCGCCAAGACGACGACGTGCTCGATACCTGGTTCTCCTCGGCGCTGTGGCCGTTCGCCACGTTCGGGTGGCCGGATCAAACCACCGCGTTGAAGACGTTCTATCCCACCTCGTTGTTGATTACCGGATTCGACATCCTATTTTTCTGGGTCGCACGCATGATGATGCTGGGACTGCATTGTATGGGTGAAGTCCCGTTTCACCATGTCTACTTTACTCCGCTGGTGCGCGATCCGCTCGGCCAGAAAATGAGCAAGTCGAAAGGCAACGTGATCGACCCACTCGCCGTGATCGACCGCTTCGGCACCGACGCGCTCCGCTTCACGCTCGCCGCGCTTTCGGTGCAAGGGCGCGACATTAAACTGAGCGAGGAACGGATCGAAGGCTATAAGCATTTCTGCAACAAACTCTGGAACGCCGCGCGCTTCCTGTTGCTCCAATTGGGCGCGTTCGAAGGCGACGTGGCCGCGCAGTGCGGACCGGACGCCGATCCGGTCGAGACATGCGACTTGGCGTTGGCCGATCGCTGGATCCTGCACCAGTATCAACAAACGGTCCGTGCGGTCACGAAGGCGTTAGAGGCATACGAGTTCGACACCGCTGCGCATTGTCTGTACCGATTCGTCTGGCATGAGTTGTGTGATTGGTACGTGGAAGCGAGCAAACCGCGCTTCCGTGGCGGCATCGCCGGACGGCAGGCCACGCTGAAGACACTGGTCGACGTGTTCGACGGGACGCTGCGTTTATTGCATCCCTTCATGCCGTTTATTTCCGAAGAATTGTGGCAACGACTGCGCGTTGCCGTGGGCGGTCCGGCGGCGTGGGAAGGCCGGCGCAGCTTGGTCGTGGCCGCGTGGCCGCCCGTCACGAAGCATCCGCTGTATATCAAAGAGGCCAAATTGTTCGACCAACTCGCGCGGATCATTACCGCGATTCGCACAATTCGCAGCGAACACCAAATTCCGCCGGTGCAGCGTTTGGCGGTGGTGTTGCGGACTACCGATCCGACGATGCAGAAGGTCATCGGCACGCACGGGACGTTGCTGCGCGAATTGGCGCGACTCGATCGACTGGAAATGCGCGTATCGAAGGTGTGCGAAGGCCCAATGGCTGCGGCCGTCGTGGATGGGGTCGAGGTGTATGTCCCGCTCCGCGGCTTGATCGACGTCGACGCGGAACGAGCGCGATTGCAAAAAGAGATCGAAAAAGTCGAGAAGACGGTGCAAGGCGTGCAAGCCACGTTGGCGAACGCGTCGTTCGTGGAACGCGCGCCGGCAGAGATTGTGGAGGCGGAACGCGAGCGCTTGGCCGCGGCCGCAGCGGAACGGCAACATTTGGACGCCGTGCTGGCGCGATTGGTAACGACGCAGGGGTGA
- the nadC gene encoding carboxylating nicotinate-nucleotide diphosphorylase, which produces MEMNSPNATELIHVALAEDIGGGDITTLATIPAASRAEGRIVAKATGVLSGLEVAQAVFHAVDATLHWRGMRHDGDAIVAGDTLATLHGRTRSILSAERTALNFLQRLSGIASLTRRFVDAVAGTPAKILDTRKTTPGWRELEKYAVVCGGGGNHRHGLYDRYLIKSNHTNLCGGLQAALACVEQQRVAGFLVEVEVRTLDELRTVLPHAVDIVMLDNCSPETVAQAVALAAGRVQLEVSGGITLDNIRAYAATGVDFISIGALTHSAPALDLHLVVE; this is translated from the coding sequence ATGGAGATGAATAGCCCGAATGCTACAGAATTAATCCACGTCGCATTGGCCGAAGACATCGGCGGCGGCGATATTACCACGCTCGCGACGATTCCCGCCGCGTCCCGTGCCGAGGGCCGCATCGTTGCGAAGGCGACGGGTGTGTTAAGCGGATTGGAAGTAGCGCAGGCGGTCTTTCACGCGGTCGACGCGACGCTGCACTGGCGTGGGATGCGCCACGACGGCGACGCCATCGTGGCGGGCGACACGTTGGCCACGTTGCACGGTCGGACACGCTCGATTTTGTCCGCCGAGCGGACGGCGTTGAACTTTCTGCAGCGCCTCTCCGGCATCGCATCGCTGACGCGCCGTTTCGTCGACGCAGTCGCCGGGACGCCCGCGAAAATCCTCGACACGCGCAAGACCACGCCCGGCTGGCGCGAATTGGAAAAATACGCAGTGGTTTGCGGCGGCGGCGGCAATCATCGCCACGGTCTGTACGATCGCTACTTGATCAAATCCAACCACACGAATCTCTGCGGCGGCCTGCAGGCCGCGTTGGCGTGCGTGGAGCAGCAGCGGGTGGCCGGATTCCTCGTGGAAGTGGAAGTCCGCACACTCGACGAATTGCGGACCGTGCTGCCGCACGCCGTCGATATCGTCATGCTCGACAATTGTTCGCCGGAGACGGTCGCCCAAGCCGTGGCACTGGCCGCCGGCCGCGTGCAGTTGGAAGTCTCCGGCGGGATCACGCTCGACAACATCCGCGCCTACGCCGCCACCGGCGTCGATTTCATCTCCATCGGCGCCCTCACCCACTCCGCCCCCGCATTAGACCTGCATCTCGTGGTGGAGTGA